A region of Dioscorea cayenensis subsp. rotundata cultivar TDr96_F1 chromosome 5, TDr96_F1_v2_PseudoChromosome.rev07_lg8_w22 25.fasta, whole genome shotgun sequence DNA encodes the following proteins:
- the LOC120261717 gene encoding protein ARABIDILLO 2, whose product MKEKEEEEEEKFQKSYLTGDEDLRRASQLVDSLISSSYSVRTLPVKWRVIREKLEQLHSGLTVAAGGNQEGSYNSSALAELLRDIVSMAGETQALAHRCSEECYSGGKLQMRSDLDVIASKIDLQIKRLGEVYASGILTDAQAIIVSRPSAGASREDMRFYVKDLFSRLRIGDSEMRGRAIAALAEALHEDDKYARIAVLETDDGVGLLVRLLDSRVAGFQEEAAEVVSVIAGFDSYKGALITAGVIASLIRVLETGTEVGRSRAARALRKLTENSDNAWSVSAHGGVTALLSICRDAGSGEELITSASRVLRNLSSVSEIRRFMVEQGAVSIFLNILRSRNKEPFQIQAIEFLHTLASDDEAIKEKVISQGTIESLLSVLDTGSSKAKEITLQAIDTLCFSSASAMSSLTAHGFLDRILFYVKSGEPSTQELALKAALRLGTSTDETKKTMGDMGFIPALIALLETKSFDVREMAAELLCGLVSVQRNRRRFIQEDYNINRVLQLLTPDDEKSVSKKFLLSILISLTENHSGRRKIAASGYMKNLEKLAETDVVDAKKIVKKLSGNKLRNIFSGLWGS is encoded by the coding sequence atgaaagagaaagaagaagaagaagaagagaagtttCAGAAATCATACTTGACAGGGGATGAGGATCTCCGGCGGGCTTCACAGCTGGTGGATTCCTTGATCTCATCCTCCTACTCCGTCAGAACGCTTCCTGTGAAATGGCGAGTGATACGAGAGAAACTGGAGCAGCTCCACTCCGGCCTCACTGTTGCAGCTGGTGGCAATCAAGAAGGAAGCTACAACAGCTCAGCGCTGGCTGAGCTCTTGCGAGATATAGTGTCTATGGCGGGTGAAACACAAGCACTGGCTCATAGATGCAGCGAGGAGTGCTACAGTGGTGGCAAACTACAGATGAGGAGTGATCTTGATGTGATTGCTTCCAAGATTGATCTCCAAATCAAGCGTTTGGGGGAGGTGTACGCTTCTGGAATCTTGACAGACGCGCAGGCCATCATCGTCTCGAGGCCCAGCGCCGGAGCGAGCCGCGAGGACATGAGATTCTATGTCAAGGACCTCTTCTCAAGGCTAAGGATTGGGGATTCGGAGATGAGAGGCAGAGCAATTGCAGCGCTGGCTGAGGCTCTCCACGAGGACGACAAGTATGCAAGGATCGCGGTGCTCGAGACCGATGACGGTGTTGGTTTGCTGGTGAGGCTTCTAGATTCTAGAGTTGCAGGGTTTCAAGAGGAAGCGGCGGAGGTCGTGTCAGTGATCGCCGGGTTTGATTCCTACAAAGGGGCTCTTATCACGGCCGGGGTGATCGCCTCATTGATCAGGGTGCTGGAGACGGGGACCGAGGTGGGGAGATCGCGGGCAGCGCGGGCTCTGAGGAAACTCACCGAGAATTCTGACAATGCCTGGTCGGTCTCCGCTCACGGCGGCGTCACAGCGCTTCTCAGCATCTGCCGTGATGCCGGCAGTGGCGAGGAGCTGATCACCTCGGCATCCCGAGTTCTCAGGAATCTCAGCAGCGTCAGCGAGATCAGGAGGTTCATGGTGGAACAAGGGGCAGTCTCCATCTTCCTAAACATCCTACGATCAAGAAACAAAGAACCATTCCAGATCCAAGCCATTGAATTCCTTCACACTCTGGCTTCTGATGACGAAGCCATCAAAGAGAAAGTAATCAGCCAGGGGACTATAGAATCACTCCTCAGTGTTCTAGACACTGGCTCTTCTAAAGCCAAAGAGATCACTCTCCAGGCCATTGACACATTGTGCTTCTCGTCCGCAAGCGCCATGAGCTCACTGACAGCACATGGGTTTCTTGATCGAATTCTCTTCTATGTGAAGAGTGGCGAGCCTTCGACCCAGGAGCTGGCACTGAAGGCTGCATTACGTCTCGGCACAAGCACTGATGAGACTAAGAAGACAATGGGCGACATGGGGTTCATCCCAGCACTGATCGCCTTGTTGGAAACTAAGTCATTCGATGTCCGAGAGATGGCTGCAGAGCTTCTTTGCGGCTTAGTCTCCGTGCAACGTAACCGGAGAAGGTTCATTCAGGAAGACTATAACATCAATAGAGTCCTCCAGCTACTCACACCAGATGATGAGAAATCAGTGTCTAAGAAATTTCTGTTATCAATTCTCATTTCACTAACTGAGAATCACAGTGGGAGAAGAAAAATTGCTGCTTCCGGATACATGAAGAATCTGGAGAAGTTGGCAGAGACTGATGTAGTTGATGCCAAGAAGATTGTCAAGAAGCTCTCTGGTAACAAACTTCGGAACATTTTCAGTGGACTCTGGGGTTCTTAA